In Cryptomeria japonica chromosome 1, Sugi_1.0, whole genome shotgun sequence, the sequence AGATCTATCAAATGCTAAAATTAACGATTTCAGGTTCATTTGAATGGAAACTAAAATTTGTGGTCTTTTAAATTGCATACAGTTGTTTCAATTAGCGAAGATTTTCCGTGAAATTTTAACCTCGTCCAATATTAATGCTTCATATTATATATTACAGGTGTAGCTGGATGAGTAAAGCTCAGTCTACTCCCAAATTCAATCATGAGGTTGAAACCTAGGGTCACAAACAGAAATAAATCTTCTAGTGGGCTTTGACAAGGGATCTCATCTGCCAAATGGGTGTATAGGTTCACCCTGACCTACCAAAAACTCTATATTTTTATTTAAGAGACTTACCATGTTTACTTGCAATTTATAGATTACCGAAAAAGGAGACTCGCTATGGGCTCATTTTAGTACAAGTTCATGCTTGAATCTGAAAATATTCAATGTAGTAAGCAGAGGTTTTGATGACACTATATAAAACCAATTATTGTAACGATTGACTTTAGTGACAGTAAAATCTTGCTGAATAGCATATTTGAAGCAAAAATTAGAAATGCTACACCCACTGTTCTCATAAAAAAACGTCTGCTAGCAAACCTCAATTATAAAGATACCATTGCACTGATAATTAAGTGTCATATAGATATTGGAAGCTGACAGTACAGAAAACGTTGATcagaaacaaaaaaaaactcatTCTAGCCAATTTCATAACTGATGATCCTAAATTTTGGTGCTGAACTAATATTGTGTTAATTCAGAACATTGTCGTAGAGATTTGATCAAATACAACTTAAGCAGCATGTATTCTGATAGGCTTCTTGAGCAAGAATAATCAGAGATTTCAGCACTACAACATTTAATCCTCATAGAACCCAAATATcaaagaagaggtagaaagaagaGGTACCCACAATCCTTGAGAGAAATACATGGAAAAGATTTCGGCTCGGCTCTTCCAAAGGTAGAAATTATATGCCCGCTAAATAAGTTGCTTTAAGCTATTAAGTCCTGAAGAAAGCAGAAGGGAATCAAACAACACAGTACACTGCCTAAGTCTCAAAGATGTGAGACTGGCaacttaaaaccaaaaaaatattttgttcCATAAATCAACCAATTAATGCCACTAACTTTTATTACCCaatacctaaaaataaaaatgtagacTCGCTACTTTAAATCCGAAAATCACCAAGCCAATTCCCAAGCTTTCACAGCTGATATTGTGCCCTTCAATCTGTAGGACATATGCTAAATGTGAAGAGATGAACTATAAACAAACAATATATTTAGCCCTATATTCACAAATGCAGATTCAAATATATAAAACCATAAACACATACAAAAAGCCGGGTGAAAGGGCATTTATCACCGACATGTACTGCAGAAAAAATGGATTAGATTCAATGATGCTCCAAGTATTTCAAGCACCTTGCTAGGTAAGTAATATTTTTAGCGAAGATCATGTTTCCTTGAAATAGCATAAAAATTAATGAGATGGAATATAATTCAAAAATGACAACTCTTTAGTGGTTAATTTCATCTTTTTTCTTCCTTTGGACAACAAGAACTACTAATTTAATTGATAAGAACTCTTTAATTGATAAGAAAAGCATCAGAAGGTCAATGTTGAGAGATCAAATTCAAAAAAGAAAAACATACCCACTACAAGATAAACCTAACAATACATAAAAGAAATTCGAAgcctaaaatatatataataattatcttTCCCAGGCAGATTTGAGATTCTATATAGAAAGATTCAAATGGACACAATTTATAAAAGTACGTTTATGAGATGATAACTTACAATCAGATGGCTGGAAATTGAATTTGGTATAAAAAGTATAAATGCATGATTGCAATGAGTTGTTGGTAATATGTTATAACGTGAGCCAAAAGACTGAATTCATTTTGATAAGAAATGGTGAAATGTCAATGGTGCATCAGTAAATAATATTTGCAAACAAATATAAGAGAAGCTTGCAAAATACCTGACTATAGCCTGTGAGTCAGAAGATTCCTTTGCTGAACCTTCCTCCATGGTAGCACATGTATTTTGAGGTTCATGCGTCTCCATAGAAGGCAAACCACAAATGAAAGACGAAAGTAAAGGATCTGCTGTAGCCATGGAGGCATCTGGATGTAAGTTAGACCGTACTCCACCTTTAACATTTTTCCTTCTGCGTTGTGTGTGCTTTGTGGTTAAGGAATAATTAAAATGAGATACATCCAGCTTCGCTTATAAATTTTATCCAGAACCTGCACTCTTAATTAGTAATTGGGACATACatgaccaaaacaaagacatgaataGTTGGCAATAAATATCACTCATCTAGGTGAATGTAGAAACaagatttattaagaaaataaaaaatatgtgtTCTATTTATCTTATTTTGTGCTATCAGAGACGAATCAGAGGATATCTTGAACAAGTGGCTGTGCTGCCGAGTGATATGCCCAACAATATCCATCCCAATATTTGTGTTGCAAACAGGACATGCCTGCATAAATTCAAAAGCAGAATAAGCAGAGGTAGAAACACTGTCTCCTCTATTAGATCAAAATACAAAACTATCCCACTAGATCATAGCATAAGACCCTACAATGACATAAAGCAGAGAGCAGGGAGTATTGCTGTAAAGAAATGAAACAGGAAGTGGTCAGAAGAGTCAGAAGACCCTTCTGCACTGTACATGAATACTGTCTTCAAGCTGAAGCATAtttcaaaaaaaaggaaaatcAAAAGCTGAGAAAGATATTAACAACTATTCTAATAAAGGAAAGCATACCAGTCATGTGGAAAGGTTCTATTCTCCATACTTGGGAATGGACTGAAAGAATGGAAACTAAATGAATTAACAGTTAGGATGTAAAATTCCCAAATCTCTAGGGAGACTAGAAGTGTTACTGGCTCCTTGTCTACTGATAAATTTAGTAGACTGTTTGAGAGTAAGGTTAGACCCCAAGGCATATAAAAGCACTGAGGTTGCAAATACATTGGGATCCTTTCAGTGGAGTCTACCCATTTAACCTTGGCATCTAAACCATTACAGCCCATTGGAGACTTGCTTCATGAAGCTTTCTGATGAAAGAGAGGTAGGAGATAGAGCTCACAGCACAATCAAGCTACTGAATCTACATTGCAATATTTAGATCAACCAATCTGATATCAAAAAAGATGCATGGAAACAATGGTCATTTGATCAACAAAACCAGCATAAATATAATATGATACATCAGAAACATGTACAGGTAGAACTCTATCATAGCTTATTTCAGGATAACAAGCTACCATAATTgataaaagacaaaaataaatgaaTAGTCTACCATCTTTGATACTTTGTTCTTTCTATGCTCGTACCTTGTTTACAAAGAAAGAGGCTTGCTTGGAGATGAAATGATTAATACTTAAAGCAGACAGTACaatttttaccttttccttgcaAGACTTGTGATTAGCATGAATGACAAACCACAAGTGAAATTTGAATGAACAAATGTTTTTAAAAATTGGTGAATTCTTGAAATTGCACTGCACCCATCATACCAGAACAAATTTAACAAGTTTCAACGTGAAACTCTGAAGAGATTCCTGGCTTTATTCAAACAAATGGGACAACTATTGACATCTGCTGCCTAATTTAAGGCAGAAAACGAATTTATTCATTAAATTAACCAATCATCTACTCTTTGATCTGGTATAACCCTGAAGAGAGGAATCTAGAAGAAACTTGAAATGttggaaataaaaaaatattacatgtGAAATTTTTTACATAAATTATCATTTTATAATGCCATATAAACTACAAACGACATTTAGTAAATAGTTGAAAGTACACAACTACTTCTTACTATTCTCTAAAGGAAAAGTAATCTGTCTTAAAATGCACTATTATAGACTGCAGAGGAGTATTTCCTTatatacttgcaaaacaaattCCAAGCATAGATATAGACAACTGTATCCTGTTCTCAGATATATATCTAACAATCTGCCTAAACTTTCTATTAAGTATGAAAAGCAAAGAACACACTAAACTTTGCTACGAAAGAGATAGGAGTAGAGAGGTTTTAAAAGGATTTTTGGTTCATGTGAAAGGAGTCAATGACTTACAAGAAACCCTATCATGGCAATCATAAAGCAGGAGAAACAATAACTTTATCATCTTCTTACCACATGTATGGTTTCATGGCAGTGCTCTTCCTCAACATGGCAACAGAGGGATGCTATATCGAAATCCTGATAGCAATATGGGCAAAGGAAGTCTAAGCGTGTGGCATCTTCTCCCTCTGCATCATCCATGCAAAAGTATTGATCTGTATTCAAATACAGAAGAACCATTTGAATGTGAGAATAGAATTCAACAAAGTTGCAAACAGAGTAAACGCTGTTTGTTAAGGGCATGCTTGGTCAGCAACCAACTTTACTCCCTTTTAATACAGTATGGCAAAAAAAAAGCAACTAACAGGCAGTATAATTTAGTTTTTGTCAATATAGATTGAAAAACAGAATCTGCCATGAATCCTTCAGACAAAAGTAGCATTATTATCTGCTTGCTTTATTGCATGATTAGGTATTTAAGTGTTTCCTAAGTCATAAATAGAAATAATATTAAATGTAAACTGgggtatttttttatgatttgatAAAACATAGCCTTGAATAATATATACTGCTCCTAATTATTAAAAAAGTGCTCACAAAAGCAGAGCCCTACTGTGCAAcagaatatatataaaaaattcttGCAGTTAATTTGCTCAGGGGACTAATGGATTTTCAAATATCATATAACCAGTTAGGAGCTAATATGTGAATCACTGAGTGTTGACAAGGCAGACACCCAAATTCGAACCAGCATTAGTCACTAAACACAAATGAACTCTTAGATAAGTTGCCCTTCCATAGCTTATTAAACTGAAAAGAGAACAGTCATGATGAGATGGATGAAAGATTTTATTCTGCTACTAAATTGTGGCAATTTAGTTAACAAAGCCATCTCGCAACACAGCTTGAAATCTACTGAACCACAACCAACTGTTTAACTAGATTTATAATGAGCTCGAGGAATATGATCTATAACGGACAGTTATTTAATGATCCCATAGAGGGGAACTACTGCAATTTTCTCCATGCTGTAAAGAGATTTGCAGGGAAATGGTTcagttaaattttttattttttctctagCAGGTCTTCTTCAGAAAATCCAAGAAACTTTTGTATGGAAACTATCATTAAAGTTTTTTAAAGGAAGCTATTAAAAATTGGCTACATGCAGACAGCAATCTGGCAAAGTATTTAAGCGGTTGCAGGAATATCTGCTAAAAATTCCTAGCCAAAAATCCATCACTTGATTCTTTTGCTGGAGATTATTTTTTTCATGTAGTTCTACAAGGCAGTTGACTGCCTGACCAGTGAAGATAAGAGTAGTCGTCTCCACCACAGAGCCCTGCTCTTACGCCTTTTTTCACAAGAAGACAGAATAGATTTACATGTAAGTTTCTTTTGATTTTTGTAGAATAATGTTTACATATTTGTCTTGTGGTTGAAGTACAATGATTTTAAAGTTTGAACTGTTGATTACTAAATTTTCAATTTGCTTtatgtttattttgatttttgtAAAATAATGTTAAATTTTTATCTTATGGTTGAAGTAAAAGATTTTAAAGTTTCAACTGTTAATTACTAAATTTTCAATTTGCCTTAATCAGCATTGTGAATGATCACTAAGAAGAAGTCAGAACTGTTAATAAATTTACCCTTTTTTCTTAACGAGGAAAATTCTGAATAAAATTTAAGGGAACACATCCAGCCATGGATAAGGCTTCAAGCACAGTCTTTCAAATAGAAGAAAATTTTCTTTTGCGGTAGTAGAGTTTAACTAAGACATTAATTCATTtttccttttgagaaaaaaaaaatccttttaatTTTCCCTTCTTAAAAATGCTGTTTCCTTTGATCACGATGACATTAGCAGAGACATatacaaaaattcaaatttcttaGAACTGATCTAAGGAAATTCTGGACAATAAAGAATGATTCTGTATATGTATAGCTACAAAATTGGCAATTTTACAATATTTCCCTTTGATTAATTTCTCTACTTTTTCTGGAGAACCCTAATGAAAATGCCAGAACATAAGACAAAAGCCataaaaaatccctaattaggttGAGATCTTTTTTGTAAAGGACAAGGCTTCAAATTTATTGAGGTGTTACTGACAAGTTATGTGACTAGATGAGAATGTAGGACAAAACCTTATTAAAAGCCTCAATTGTTTTTCAGAAAAATTACCAAcggataaaaaaatttaaaaaaatcgcAAGTTATCTCGAAAAGTTTTATCATTTGTatcagaaaacaaaaaaaaaatgaacaaaactgaaataataaaaaataaaacaaacttgAGAATAACATTTCTAAGAAAATCTTTGGGAGGATTTCCGAAACTATGGGGAATAACATTTCTTCAAGTTATTCTGCAACTTTGATACCCTTAAAAAGCTCTAAATTTTAGAGATTTTCTAGTAAATGACAAGGCTTCCAATTTTTTGAGCTTTTCTGAAAAATTAATACTACAATTTTCTGAATGCGAGCCAAAGCCTTCAAAATCTGAAAACTACAGTTTTTCTCCATAATAGATAACAACACTTCAAATTTTCCATGGCAACTCATCCATTAGTGTTTTAGAAATGCCTAAAAAGGACTTCAATAGCTCCTGTTTTTCTGCAAGATTTAACTTTATTTTTATAACGCAAGcccaatccaaaaaaaattatatttagagATAATTTTCAAATGAATAGGTAAGAAGACCCCAAATTTCCAGAGTTCTTCTGGAAAATTTCTGCGACTTTGTCAGAACGCAAGCCAACGCTTTAGAAAACGTAAAACATCTAGAATTTGTTTCTAATTAACGGACAAGACTTCAAAATCCTGGAGTTTTAGATTTATTACAATTGAATGACAAGAGTTCATTTTTCTGGAGTACTTCAAGAAGATTCCGGCAACAATTTCAGAAAGTACGATAAAGCCTGAAAGAAATTCAATTTTCAGAATTTTCTTTCCCAAGGACAACAAGTCACCAAACTACTGAAATTCATAAGGGAGTTTCCTAGTAGCCAAGGCCTTTGGAAAACTAAAATTTTGCAAGTATTTTATCTTCTTGTCAATAAAGAGCCCGAATGTTTCGACTCAGAAAAACCTGAAAACTTCAGAAAATTTTTAAAATGAGAAACAAGACTCCAAATTTTTCGACTTCTTCCGGAAAATTTCCCAATGCATGCCAGAATCTCGAGAAAATCAAAGGTAATTGGAAAAAATTTCTGATTTCTTAGCGCACAAGCCAAAACTTTTAAAAGTTCGAAAAACTCCTAAAAGTTTTTTCCCAGTCTCACAGAACGCAAGCCAAACTTATAATTTTTACAAATTTTAACAATTTCCAAGGCAGAGAAAAGAAACCAAATACCTGGGTATGGAGAAGCATTTCGCCTGGCGGCAGTGACGCGCGAAGCCCAGAATTCGGGGTCCATGACGATAAAATGTCCGCTGAACAATTTGGATTCCTCTGCAATAAATATATAAATACCCTCAAATCTAAGggtatattaaaaataaataaaaatcttgttATCTCAATCTCCACAGAAATCAAAGGTGGGATGTGAGGATTTATTGTTGAGACAAAATTTGTTTTGAGGAGAAATGAATGGTTGGAAGGGGTATTTAAGTCCTTGAGCTGAACcttctttttcctctttctttctttctttgtatgGGTAACTTCGCCtttgttttttttcttctttttctatatAGAATCTTCACATGGGCTAAAGTGGAGGGCCACTAAAGTTTCTAGGACAAAATAAAGTGGGGACGTGAGGAAAGTGGTAGGATAGTGCAACAACACATTTGGATGTGAAGTATCACAAATGTCTGACATAGGCTTTTTATTCTTTAAACATAAGTTGttatagaaaaatataaataatcAAATGAGGACATAaagttttttatgtttattttagaTGGTACACGTGTTTACACTGAAATggcattatttttattatatttttttattaaatgataTATGGGATTATTAATTGTTTTAGTTGTGTCAATCATTTTAAGATTTGTGGGACAAGTGGAAGAAAGTTTTACATTATAACTTGGTGCAGAATTAAAATCACCATGTAAAATTTTGGTTGAGTTCGACTAATACAATCTTCTTATATAATTCATTTAATCTAAGTGGGGAATAATTTAATTGAATGTTATATCAAATTCATTGTATTTCTACCGTCCATGTTGATATTATGCAAGATTTCTGGATTAAATTGTGTGAGAACTTTTGCATCAAGGTTATATAACTCAAGGTTAGGAACAATAGGCAATAGTTTGGTATTCAACTTGAAGTTAGAATTTTTGTGATTACTCTATGGTAATATGAATCTAGGGATGAGCGATAAGGTTGTGATTGCAAAATTATCTTGTATATGTTAACTTATAGTACAAAATCTATAGGCATTTGTTCTTCACTTTGTTTGATGTGTCTTGGTGTGAATCTTTTGCACTTATGAGAATGTAGAAACAGAAAAGCATTTCATTTTAAAGTGTGATGCCTTCAAAGACAACAGGGACAAATATGTGTATATCTTGGTAGCTGGCTCCTAACATAATTTATTCAACGAGGGGATTGAGAAGTTGGGGGCTCTCATCATCACCTTACTTAGGAAAATGATGGAATTGCAAAAATTGGATTGATTAGGCGGTTGTCCCATATGCTATTTCTAGCCTTTTGGACGTTAAAATGATTTCTTTCTTTCTACATCTTTTGGTATCTACAAGCTAGTCTATTTAAGAATGTACTAATAGGGTTGTTATTGTGTCACTAGAAAATGTGTTCTCCTAGATAAACCCATAGAAAATTGTAAGATGATGGCACAATATTGTGCCCCACCATTTGACTTAAATGTCacactaaaattaatatttttaactaaattttcactTTTGAAGATGATGTGAATGGCTTTTAGATTTCATATGTAAATTCTAAAAAAAATTACTTTAAAATTTTTTAATCTCATTTTTTAAACATTTGTTAATAACTTGTTTATTATACTTTATAGTGTTTTTAATGAGTGATATTATGTCATCTAGCATAACTTTTTTATAAATCAAGTAAATTCGTATTTTTAAATTTATGTCAGTAATATTGATATCTAgtgtttatattttttataattttttgttattttatttatttatttagaataaCATAATGTCATTTAACACATACATATATGTCGAATGGCATAATATTATTCTaaactaaaaataataaataaaatttataacaaaaaattacaaaaaaaatataagcATTAGATATCAATATTATTGacataaatttaaaaatatgaatttatttgatttataaaaaaattatgccAGTTGAGACACACGTGCATGTACATGTGCATGCATGTGTACACACACAAATCAATACAAAGTGTcatttttttagattttgtctATCTTTTTATTTTGAATATGCATCAATTAAAGACCTTTATGTTTGGTAAAATACTTATCGATATTAttgatattaattttaaaaataagaatttatttgatttataaAAAGGTTACACCAATCAACATGTTTATACACACAAACACTCATGCATATGCATATTCATACACATACACGCATGCATACACATCCATAGATATACGTATGCGTATATATTGAAACAAGGACATCAATATGGAGTGTCATATATTTATGGAGTGTCATATATTTCTTAGAATTTTGTCTACCTTTTTTTTTCAATATGCATCAACTAAAGACCTTTTATGCTTGGTAAAATACTTGTGTTCATTTGAAAAATAGAATATATATACAAAGAAATATAATTTTGGAAAGCCTAAGGGCTATGATCCTACAACATTTCATATTAGGATGTCTTCACTTGATTGTTAAAACCTTATCATATATCATCATTTTTTGTCAAAATCTAAGTGAACAAAAATGGGAAGATTGCTTAAGTGTCTTTAAATGAAGGAACTTTAATTGAAGGCCCTCACTCAAAGGTACCTTCATTCAAAGGTCCCTTCTCATAGGTGTTTTGGGTGTACAACATTGAAATGGGAGAAATGGCCTTCTATTGAAAACCTCTTCTCTCAAGCCCTATTTATATGTGGTAGGCATTGTATCTTTGAATAATGAACCTTGATTTGAAGGTGTTCAACAACTTTTACCTTTCAAGACTCAATTTTGTATCTCATTCCACAAGTGAGACATGCCTTTATTCTTCCACCTTGACAtactaatgataaaaaataatACTCATTTGTTATCCATATGCTCCTAGATTGAATATCTAGATCTAGATTATTTTATTACAACAATTTTAAAGTGTGAAATTTGAATGATTTATGGATATAGCTATGAGGTCATGGATGTCTGAAATGATCATATTGAATTCATCTAAATATAAGGACATAAAAATGCATCACATAAATTTGTGTTTATTAGCCCTAGATGGTATGGGTATAAGCAAGAGCCAGccaaaattaaaagttaaaatttgaaCTTAGGAAAGATGGGTCTACAACCACAAGAGCATCCTTATGATCACAAATTTATCATGTAACTCGAAGGGGCCAAATCATAATAGGTAACATGTGTATAAAAATATGTGCATGCATGGGATTGATGAATAAGTGGATAGAGAAAATGTATACACATGTGTAAACATAGAGATGAGATAGGGGTAGGTACATATAGAAGTGTGTAAGGGGTAGGTGAGTAGCATAGTGCAAGTGACCCAACTTGCacaaaaaatattattaatcaAATTGTTGAAATGTATCAATCATTCTCTCAAGACATGCAAAAAAGTAAATGATAAATGGTATGGGTAATGAATTTCACCATTATATTTTCTCCCACTTTGAGTTGTGTGAGAATCCTAGAATGATCACATATCTCAAAGTATGTAGCACTCGCAATCAtgggaataaataaatatttagacATTAAAATATATTGTTGGGGATTCATATAAAGTAATGAAGCCTATAATATGTCATCATGTAGGTTTTCCTTTTGTATAGAGATAAGGATAAGTCTCTCTAAAAACATGGAATTGTATATAAAACTTAATATAAAAATGTTAACAACAAAATATGACCTTGCAGTTGGTTGTTTGTGAGATACAAGGGATTGTAAGAGAGGGAAAGTAgtacatgaaaatttaatgcaaAGTAAGCATGCAATTATGTAATTCAATAAGTATAAGGAATATATCATACATGAATCATATGAATCTATTGATTGGTAAGTGTGTTAAGCACATGAAATGTAGATGATGTTGAGGAGAAACACTATTATGCTACCTTGAATGGGAAAACACACCTTTGTAAGCATGTAAAGCACCAAAGTTGCATATACCCTAATGTGGCATCTAAGGGGATGAGCACACATTCAATAtagtaaattaaaaaatattgttgTTAGCTATAAGAATGCATCTAGATAATAACTGTGTTATGTTGAATCTCCAATTGTACATGGAACCTCCATGATACCATGATCATCAAGTCAAGAATGTTCCTACATCAAATTCTCATTGAGTATAATATGTATGTATCATATAGTCAACAAGTCTAAGTCCCACAACATAACTATATCAAGTACCGCGATCTCTCTACCTCATAATGACAACCAAACCAATAAACTAAGTGACCAAACTAGGAAAACCAAACAAAATATGCATCCACACTAAAATATCTATCAATATAGATGACCCATGTTTAAGTTATCTATGCAAATTACAAGTATAGACAACCTGCAAGTTTGTACAATTCATAAATCTCACAATGCAATATATAAACTCAACCATGCATTAACAATCATGTCAAACAAGGACAACCAAAGATAAACATTTAAGTTTTCCATAGCTTAAACACCAAATCACCTATAGATTCAATTGTCATAAGTTCACAAAGTATTACAACGAAAACAATCAATAAACAACTCAAACAAAATATAAGTGAATAAATCACATATCAACACCTTTAAATCTTATCTACTATGAAGTACTTAGAAAATATTCCCTCACCTATTAAAATTCCAAAATTAGACACCATGGGCACAAGATATGATGTGTTCAAGTACAAAATAATTTATAACTAGCATTATTTGTCCAAAATAATAATACCACAACATAGTATTAAAAAGGCTTTTTATTAGCTATAAGAATACAAAAATATGGCTCCCTAGGTAAAATTTATGGCTTCCCAAAAAAGTTATCCTCTTAAATGAATTTAAAATAGCCCTAGGGGTTGGGTAGTGGTGGGTTGGTGGTCCTTTGACTACACTATTGGAAATAACAATGGATTGGCAGCCTTGTGACCTAGTAGAGGTAATGGTGGCGGGGGCAATGTTGGGGTAGACTACATTGTGTTTTTATTATGCTCACATGCCTGCATGTTTATGATCCTTTTCTTGCATATCTTATGGTTATGTGTTTATGATGCTTATCATGCTTGTACATATTATATTACATGTTTTTTATCATTAGTGAGCCTTCATCTTACATATTACTTTTGCTTTCATAATCCTTATCTAATTTATTTTTGCTATTATTGTCATGTTGTTTTCCTTCATTAAGGGTAACATTAGGGGACACTTTACCTTTTCCTTATTTATACGTACTATCATGATTACTTTACTTGGATGTTCTACATAGTTATATGACGATATCTCTTACCAGCTTTATATGATTTTTCTAATCATAACCTTTTCTCCTTACCtctaatttttttcatattttgtttgtaCCAATTGGAGGGGAAAATATATATCATTAACATTCC encodes:
- the LOC131044637 gene encoding protein DEHYDRATION-INDUCED 19, whose translation is MDPEFWASRVTAARRNASPYPDQYFCMDDAEGEDATRLDFLCPYCYQDFDIASLCCHVEEEHCHETIHVACPVCNTNIGMDIVGHITRQHSHLFKTQRRRKNVKGGVRSNLHPDASMATADPLLSSFICGLPSMETHEPQNTCATMEEGSAKESSDSQAIVSADSSVPDEESKQMLEEGMQRAEFVQQLMLSIILPEEF